A single region of the Paraconexibacter algicola genome encodes:
- a CDS encoding mandelate racemase/muconate lactonizing enzyme family protein, with the protein MLDVSVDTVELPLRTPLRTAWGTLRTRSILVLTIVGSDGVVGRGEAAPLEPYDGVPFPAVAAALEQYAEILRRSRGRSGAGLVDACRDAVDLPQALAAVDMALWDRAGRREGRPVAALLTDRAAASVPVNATIGADDPDAAARAAAAAVEAGFDTVKVKVGVGDDLARLQAIRAAIGDRLALRLDANGAWSVDEAVARIEELATVGLELVEEPVHGVPQLREVRERVPVRIAMDETAALPGAVGAGAADAICLKVSRGGGIGALTVQAALIRAVGGEPYLASTYDGPLGIAAAVHVAAALGVETPCGLATLDAFDLPMPAALLPVDGRIAVPPGPGLGVDGPLG; encoded by the coding sequence GTGCTGGACGTCTCGGTCGACACCGTCGAACTGCCGCTGCGCACCCCGCTGCGCACCGCCTGGGGAACGCTGCGCACGCGCTCGATCCTCGTGCTGACGATCGTCGGCAGCGACGGGGTCGTCGGGCGCGGCGAGGCCGCCCCGCTGGAGCCCTACGACGGCGTGCCGTTCCCGGCGGTCGCCGCCGCGCTGGAGCAGTACGCGGAGATCCTGCGCCGCTCCCGCGGTCGCAGCGGCGCCGGGCTCGTCGACGCGTGCCGGGACGCGGTCGACCTCCCGCAGGCGCTCGCCGCGGTCGACATGGCGCTGTGGGATCGCGCCGGGCGCCGCGAGGGCCGGCCGGTCGCCGCGCTCCTGACCGACCGCGCCGCCGCCTCCGTGCCCGTCAACGCCACGATCGGCGCCGACGACCCGGACGCCGCGGCCCGTGCGGCCGCGGCCGCGGTCGAGGCGGGCTTCGACACCGTGAAGGTGAAGGTCGGGGTCGGCGACGACCTCGCGCGGCTGCAGGCGATCCGGGCCGCCATCGGCGACCGGCTCGCGCTGCGCCTGGACGCCAACGGCGCCTGGTCGGTCGACGAGGCGGTCGCGCGGATCGAGGAGCTCGCCACCGTCGGCCTCGAGCTCGTCGAGGAGCCGGTCCACGGCGTGCCGCAGCTGCGGGAGGTGCGCGAGCGCGTCCCGGTGCGGATCGCGATGGACGAGACCGCCGCGCTGCCCGGAGCGGTCGGGGCCGGCGCCGCGGACGCGATCTGCCTGAAGGTCTCGCGCGGGGGCGGGATCGGCGCGCTGACCGTGCAGGCGGCCCTGATCCGCGCGGTCGGCGGCGAGCCGTACCTGGCGTCCACCTACGACGGGCCGCTCGGGATCGCGGCCGCGGTCCACGTGGCGGCCGCACTGGGCGTCGAGACGCCGTGCGGCCTCGCGACGCTCGACGCGTTCGACCTGCCGATGCCGGCCGCGCTCCTGCCGGTCGACGGGCGCATCGCCGTGCCCCCGGGGCCCGGGCTGGGCGTCGACGGGCCGCTCGGCTGA